In a single window of the Methylococcus sp. Mc7 genome:
- a CDS encoding FeoC-like transcriptional regulator produces MLKKLLRLAAEQSTVNNHELAQRLNLSREQVAGMLEDLARRGYLKSLAQGCPISCDRCPWQRACGPKCPPRLWLLTSKAERLLTVP; encoded by the coding sequence GTGCTTAAGAAGCTGCTGCGCCTTGCAGCGGAGCAGAGCACCGTCAACAACCACGAGTTGGCGCAACGGCTCAATTTGAGTCGCGAACAGGTGGCTGGAATGCTGGAAGACTTGGCGCGCAGGGGTTATCTGAAATCCCTGGCGCAGGGCTGCCCGATCTCCTGTGACAGATGTCCATGGCAACGTGCCTGCGGCCCTAAATGCCCGCCCCGGCTATGGCTGCTCACATCGAAAGCGGAGCGACTGCTCACGGTTCCATGA
- a CDS encoding GNAT family N-acetyltransferase — MDIMIRPAERRDVEAMVELLGTLFSIEADFAFDPDRQRRGLALLIGSGADRVLVAEFEGRVIGMCSVQTLISTAEGGRVGLVEDVVVAQEVRGKGIGQRLLDEIERWAAETGLTRLQLLADRANEPALAFYDRLGWQRTALVGLRKMPRDED; from the coding sequence ATGGACATCATGATCAGGCCCGCCGAGAGGCGTGACGTCGAAGCGATGGTGGAACTGCTCGGCACCCTGTTCTCCATCGAGGCGGATTTCGCTTTCGATCCGGACCGCCAGCGCCGGGGGCTCGCGCTATTGATCGGGAGCGGCGCGGACCGGGTGCTGGTGGCGGAATTCGAGGGACGGGTGATCGGCATGTGTTCGGTGCAGACGCTGATTTCCACGGCGGAAGGCGGCCGGGTGGGGCTGGTCGAAGACGTGGTGGTGGCGCAGGAAGTCCGCGGGAAAGGCATCGGGCAGCGGCTGCTGGACGAAATCGAGCGCTGGGCGGCAGAAACCGGCCTCACCCGCCTGCAGCTCCTGGCGGACCGGGCGAACGAACCGGCGTTGGCCTTCTACGACCGGCTGGGCTGGCAGCGGACGGCGCTGGTCGGATTGCGGAAGATGCCGCGTGATGAAGATTGA
- a CDS encoding YkvA family protein, whose amino-acid sequence MAAHIESGATAHGSMMRECYVDSKALVKLMPRTRHNLDKALLFHKNARTEAERFERIIREAQNIEHKVKRIPALHRLWKDVLLCLELVRDYRLGRYTQIASWAIAAVAFGLLYLVNPVELIPDVIPIVGYLDDIVVFVLILRLVRIELRKYASWRKNRAEYEAVFSGLLDHE is encoded by the coding sequence ATGGCTGCTCACATCGAAAGCGGAGCGACTGCTCACGGTTCCATGATGCGGGAGTGTTACGTTGATTCCAAGGCCTTGGTAAAGCTTATGCCTCGTACCCGTCACAATCTGGATAAGGCTTTGCTTTTTCACAAGAATGCAAGGACAGAGGCTGAACGTTTTGAGCGCATCATCCGCGAAGCGCAAAATATCGAGCACAAAGTCAAGAGAATCCCTGCGCTACACCGGCTTTGGAAAGATGTGCTGCTCTGCCTGGAGCTGGTCAGGGATTATCGGCTGGGTCGGTACACACAGATCGCGTCTTGGGCGATTGCAGCCGTAGCCTTTGGCCTTTTGTATCTGGTCAATCCGGTCGAATTGATTCCCGATGTGATTCCAATCGTCGGCTATCTGGACGATATCGTCGTCTTCGTACTGATTCTTCGGCTCGTAAGGATCGAGCTCAGGAAATATGCCTCATGGAGAAAGAATCGTGCCGAATATGAGGCAGTTTTTTCCGGCCTCTTGGACCATGAATGA
- a CDS encoding ZIP family metal transporter, whose product MLDPSLSGWVNPISRWFADQDHILQALLAGLMTWGVTALGAALVFLAKRVYQRFLDAMLGFSAGVMLAASYWSLLAPAIALSEGYGRFAWLPAAVGFGLGALALSVSERLLPHFQLGATMRAEEGIVTTWRRTMLLVFAITLHNIPEGLAVGVAFGALACGLDTASLGGAIALTIGIGLQNFPEGAAVAMPLRRVGWSRLRSFWYGQLSAVVEPLAAVLGAAAVSVCLPVLPYALAFAAGAMIYVVTEAVIPESRERGNTGLTSLGTILGFIVMMILDVALS is encoded by the coding sequence ATGCTAGATCCTTCGCTGAGCGGCTGGGTAAATCCTATATCCCGCTGGTTTGCAGATCAGGACCACATCCTGCAAGCCCTGCTGGCCGGGCTGATGACGTGGGGCGTGACAGCGCTTGGCGCGGCGCTGGTGTTTCTTGCCAAACGGGTCTATCAGAGGTTCCTCGATGCCATGTTAGGGTTTTCGGCGGGGGTGATGCTGGCTGCCAGCTACTGGTCGCTACTCGCGCCTGCGATCGCTTTATCGGAAGGGTACGGTCGTTTTGCATGGCTGCCGGCGGCGGTGGGATTCGGGCTCGGTGCCTTGGCACTCAGTGTTTCGGAAAGGCTCCTGCCCCATTTCCAACTTGGGGCAACGATGCGAGCCGAGGAAGGCATTGTGACGACTTGGCGGCGTACAATGCTTTTGGTTTTCGCCATCACCCTCCATAACATACCTGAAGGACTGGCCGTCGGGGTGGCTTTTGGGGCTTTGGCCTGCGGCCTGGATACCGCCAGTCTCGGAGGCGCAATCGCGTTGACGATCGGGATCGGTTTGCAAAATTTCCCCGAGGGCGCGGCAGTAGCCATGCCGTTGCGCCGCGTAGGCTGGTCGCGCTTACGCAGTTTCTGGTATGGACAGCTGTCTGCAGTGGTCGAACCGCTAGCAGCCGTACTTGGCGCCGCCGCCGTCTCGGTGTGCCTGCCCGTGCTGCCTTATGCGCTCGCGTTCGCCGCTGGCGCCATGATTTATGTGGTCACCGAAGCCGTGATTCCGGAATCGCGCGAGCGGGGCAATACCGGTCTCACCTCGCTGGGCACTATTTTGGGTTTCATTGTCATGATGATCCTCGACGTGGCGCTCAGCTAA
- the istA gene encoding IS21 family transposase, whose product MTIAQELEAQILRYHHVEHWRIGTIATQLGVHRTTVQRVLAQAGLPARVAQPRASAVDPYVPFIRETLEKFPTLTASRLHAMVRERGYPGGADHFRHLIALHRPRPKAEAYLRLRTLPGEQAQVDWGHFGYLTLGRARRPLMAFVMVLSYSRCLFLRFFLDARMENFLRGHVAAFQAFNGVARVLLYDNLKSAVLERQGEAIRFHPTLLALAGHYRFEPRPVAVARGNEKGRVERAIRYVRDHFFAARTFADLADLNAQASAWCRGSAAERRWPEDRSRKVGEVFAEEQPRLIGLPDNPFPTEERTEVKAGKTPYIRFDLNDYSIPHTHVRRLLTVMADPERVRVLDGVAVIASHPRSYDRGAQIEEPAHLERLVTEKREARQHRDTDRLTKTVPASPLLLTQAAERGGRLGALTRELLALWERYGADELQAAIEIALERGVPHPNAVRLALEQRREARQLPPPLAVPLSPAAQQRDVPVRPHGLDGYDQLVDGRDSSDVLQGEGGHDR is encoded by the coding sequence ATGACCATCGCGCAAGAACTGGAGGCTCAAATCCTCCGTTACCATCACGTCGAACACTGGCGAATCGGCACCATCGCCACCCAGTTGGGGGTACATCGCACCACGGTGCAACGGGTGCTGGCCCAAGCCGGCCTGCCCGCCCGGGTGGCCCAGCCTCGGGCCTCCGCCGTGGATCCCTATGTGCCCTTCATCCGGGAAACCCTGGAGAAGTTTCCCACCCTGACCGCCAGCCGGCTCCATGCCATGGTGCGCGAGCGCGGCTATCCAGGCGGGGCGGACCATTTCCGCCATCTCATCGCCCTGCATCGGCCCAGACCCAAGGCGGAAGCTTACCTGCGGCTGCGGACCCTGCCGGGGGAGCAGGCCCAAGTGGACTGGGGCCATTTCGGTTATCTGACCCTCGGCCGGGCCCGGCGGCCACTCATGGCCTTCGTGATGGTGCTGTCCTACTCCCGTTGCCTCTTTCTGCGCTTCTTCCTGGACGCCCGCATGGAGAACTTCCTGCGCGGCCACGTGGCGGCCTTCCAGGCGTTCAACGGCGTGGCCAGAGTCCTGCTGTACGATAATTTGAAGAGCGCCGTGCTGGAGCGCCAGGGGGAGGCGATCCGCTTCCATCCCACCTTGCTGGCCCTGGCCGGGCATTACCGGTTCGAACCGCGGCCGGTGGCGGTGGCCCGTGGCAACGAGAAGGGCCGGGTGGAACGGGCCATCCGTTATGTTCGCGACCACTTCTTCGCCGCCCGGACCTTTGCCGATCTGGCCGATCTGAACGCGCAGGCCTCGGCCTGGTGCCGGGGCTCTGCCGCCGAAAGACGCTGGCCCGAAGACCGCAGTCGCAAGGTCGGCGAGGTTTTCGCCGAGGAGCAGCCCCGGCTGATCGGCTTGCCGGACAATCCCTTTCCCACCGAGGAGCGGACCGAGGTGAAAGCCGGCAAGACGCCTTACATCCGCTTCGATCTCAACGACTACTCCATTCCTCACACCCACGTCCGGCGGCTGTTGACCGTGATGGCCGATCCCGAGCGGGTACGGGTACTGGACGGGGTGGCGGTCATCGCCAGCCATCCCCGCAGTTACGACCGCGGCGCTCAGATCGAGGAGCCCGCCCATCTCGAACGGCTCGTGACCGAAAAGCGCGAGGCCCGCCAGCATCGGGATACCGATCGGCTGACGAAAACCGTTCCCGCCAGCCCGTTGCTGCTGACCCAAGCGGCCGAACGCGGCGGCCGTCTCGGCGCCCTCACCCGCGAGTTGCTGGCTCTGTGGGAGCGCTATGGGGCCGATGAGCTCCAGGCCGCCATCGAGATCGCCCTCGAACGCGGCGTCCCTCATCCCAACGCCGTGCGCCTGGCCCTGGAACAGCGCCGCGAAGCCCGCCAACTCCCACCCCCCCTGGCCGTTCCCCTGTCACCCGCCGCACAACAACGGGATGTCCCGGTTCGACCCCATGGCCTCGACGGTTACGACCAATTGGTGGACGGTCGCGACTCAAGCGACGTTTTGCAAGGGGAGGGCGGCCATGATCGATGA
- the istB gene encoding IS21-like element helper ATPase IstB, translated as MIDDPLLHRAQALHLHGLVAHWAEVAGQPWVEALIGWEAQERQRRSLERRLQAAHIGSFKPVCDFDWSWPKRCDRAALEALMTLDFLKEAANVILIGPNGVGKSLWAQNLAHQALLLGATVLFTTAGQLLGELAALDSDSALRRRLRHYAAPDLLVIDEVGYLSYGNRHADLLFELVSRRYQAHSTLITTNRPFAEWGEVFPNAACVVSLIDRLIHNAEVIAIEGESYRLKEAKERSEQRAKRRRKKTEDNL; from the coding sequence ATGATCGATGATCCCTTGCTACACCGCGCCCAGGCGCTGCATCTCCACGGCCTGGTGGCTCACTGGGCGGAGGTCGCCGGGCAGCCCTGGGTCGAAGCGCTGATCGGCTGGGAGGCACAGGAACGCCAGCGCCGCAGCCTGGAACGGCGCCTGCAGGCCGCCCACATCGGCTCGTTCAAGCCGGTCTGCGACTTCGACTGGAGCTGGCCCAAACGCTGCGACCGCGCCGCCCTGGAAGCCCTGATGACCCTCGACTTCCTCAAAGAGGCCGCCAACGTGATCCTGATCGGCCCCAACGGCGTGGGCAAATCCCTGTGGGCGCAGAACCTCGCCCATCAGGCCCTGCTCCTGGGCGCCACCGTCTTGTTCACCACCGCCGGGCAACTGCTCGGCGAACTGGCTGCTCTCGACAGCGACTCCGCCCTGCGCCGCAGACTCCGCCACTACGCCGCCCCGGACCTGCTGGTGATCGACGAGGTCGGCTACCTCTCCTACGGCAACCGCCACGCCGATCTCTTGTTCGAGCTGGTCAGCCGCCGCTACCAGGCTCACAGCACCCTCATCACCACCAACCGCCCCTTCGCCGAATGGGGCGAGGTCTTCCCCAATGCCGCCTGCGTCGTCTCCCTCATCGACCGCCTGATCCACAACGCCGAGGTCATCGCCATCGAGGGTGAGTCCTACCGCC
- a CDS encoding ferrous iron transport protein A: protein MCCTSNLKPASYISLDQLPDGTQAVARKLCGGRVFASRLGALGLSVGSHLQVLQNLGRGPILICVHNTRIALGRSEAMKILVEEISI, encoded by the coding sequence ATGTGTTGCACTTCAAATTTGAAACCGGCCTCTTATATTTCCCTTGATCAGCTTCCCGACGGCACTCAGGCCGTAGCGCGCAAGCTATGCGGTGGGCGGGTGTTCGCCAGCCGCCTCGGAGCCTTGGGGCTCTCTGTAGGCTCGCATCTTCAGGTATTACAGAATCTTGGGCGTGGCCCCATCCTGATCTGTGTGCACAATACGCGTATTGCGCTCGGACGCAGTGAGGCGATGAAGATCCTGGTCGAAGAAATCAGTATATGA
- the feoB gene encoding ferrous iron transport protein B — MNRAQKKHESILIGLAGQPNVGKSTVFNLLTGLSQHVGNWPGKTVERREGTLRHNGALLHLIDLPGIYSLTANSLEERIARDFILHEHPDVIILIANASALERSLYLLAELLLLPTPVVLGLNMTDIAEAEGIEIEPHVLEAALGLPVVPLVASRAQGVATLLTAAVKLAREPETFNPARPEIAPPHREALTQVYGWLDAQVPSPYEASWVALKLLEGDSELTDLVTTWLPEASWREIKRLLMAHEDAVLDIASGRYEWIGRMVRAAVKQPRLGQVSMTDRLDRYAIHPVWGMLILATVLALVLGLTFQVGSPLQMWLEQTFIEPSRARLAVALSTVPWWLAGLLNDGLMGGAGTVITFLPILTVFFAALAVLEDTGYLVRAAYLMDRFMHRIGLHGKSFLPLFLGFGCNVPAVMGARVIESQSGRLLTILLAPLVPCSARLQVLAFLTPVFFGQQAVFVASALIAVNILVLGLLGLLLNWTVFRGQHMVFIMELPLYHRPNFRAIGLFVWENLWSFLRRAATVILLVSVVVWGLSHFPGPSMDHSILAQFGRGLAPVGELMGMDWRMIVALLTSFIAKENAVATLAVLYTPTTEPAALAATLAASISPATGLAFLTVTMLFIPCVATVAVMLQETRSWRWTLFGVTLLMLIAMVAGLLVYQGAVWTGVGPRGA, encoded by the coding sequence ATGAATCGTGCTCAGAAAAAGCACGAATCCATCCTGATCGGTCTTGCCGGTCAGCCCAATGTTGGCAAGTCCACGGTATTCAACTTGCTTACTGGCCTGAGCCAGCACGTGGGCAACTGGCCGGGGAAAACGGTCGAGCGCCGCGAGGGCACGCTGAGGCACAACGGGGCCTTGCTCCACCTCATCGATCTGCCCGGTATCTATAGCCTCACCGCAAACTCTTTGGAGGAGCGCATTGCTCGCGACTTCATCCTCCACGAGCACCCGGATGTGATCATCCTGATCGCGAATGCCTCGGCCTTGGAACGCAGCCTCTATTTACTGGCCGAATTGCTTCTACTGCCGACGCCCGTCGTGCTGGGGCTCAACATGACGGATATCGCCGAGGCGGAGGGAATCGAGATCGAGCCCCATGTTCTTGAAGCGGCCTTAGGCCTTCCGGTAGTTCCTCTGGTGGCGAGCCGAGCGCAGGGGGTCGCCACGCTGTTGACCGCGGCGGTGAAGTTGGCGCGCGAGCCCGAAACTTTCAACCCGGCCCGCCCGGAGATCGCGCCTCCGCACCGAGAGGCACTTACACAGGTCTATGGTTGGCTCGATGCACAAGTGCCATCCCCTTATGAAGCAAGTTGGGTTGCGCTCAAACTCCTGGAAGGCGACAGCGAGCTGACCGATCTCGTGACGACTTGGCTACCCGAGGCCTCCTGGCGAGAGATCAAACGACTCTTGATGGCGCATGAAGATGCCGTACTGGATATCGCGTCCGGGCGCTACGAATGGATTGGGCGCATGGTGCGAGCGGCGGTAAAACAGCCGCGCCTGGGACAGGTAAGCATGACCGACCGCCTTGATCGATACGCCATACACCCTGTCTGGGGCATGCTGATTCTTGCGACCGTGCTCGCGCTGGTCTTGGGCCTCACTTTCCAAGTTGGAAGCCCGCTGCAGATGTGGCTGGAGCAGACCTTCATCGAACCATCGCGCGCACGGCTCGCAGTCGCCCTTTCCACAGTGCCGTGGTGGCTTGCCGGCTTGCTAAATGACGGACTGATGGGAGGTGCGGGGACCGTCATCACGTTTCTGCCGATTCTCACCGTTTTCTTCGCTGCACTGGCCGTTCTCGAAGATACCGGTTACCTCGTGCGCGCCGCGTATCTCATGGACCGCTTCATGCACCGCATAGGCTTGCACGGTAAAAGCTTCCTCCCCCTCTTTCTCGGGTTCGGCTGCAATGTACCGGCGGTGATGGGCGCGCGGGTGATCGAGTCACAGAGCGGACGGCTGCTCACCATCCTGCTCGCGCCTTTGGTGCCATGCAGCGCCCGCCTTCAGGTGCTCGCATTTCTCACCCCAGTATTCTTCGGCCAACAGGCCGTCTTCGTCGCATCGGCCCTAATCGCGGTCAACATACTGGTGTTGGGGTTACTTGGATTATTGCTCAATTGGACCGTATTTCGCGGCCAGCACATGGTTTTCATCATGGAGCTGCCCCTCTATCACAGGCCCAACTTTCGCGCCATCGGCTTGTTCGTGTGGGAGAATCTTTGGTCCTTCCTGCGTAGGGCGGCCACGGTGATCCTCCTGGTTTCCGTGGTAGTCTGGGGACTCAGTCACTTCCCCGGCCCCAGTATGGACCACAGCATCCTGGCCCAATTCGGGCGCGGACTTGCCCCCGTGGGCGAGCTGATGGGTATGGATTGGCGTATGATCGTGGCCCTATTGACCAGCTTCATCGCCAAGGAAAACGCGGTCGCCACCTTGGCGGTCTTATACACGCCCACTACCGAACCGGCGGCGCTGGCAGCAACGCTCGCGGCATCCATTTCTCCTGCGACCGGCTTGGCCTTCCTGACCGTCACCATGCTCTTCATCCCATGCGTGGCCACCGTCGCGGTCATGCTCCAGGAGACGCGAAGTTGGCGCTGGACTCTCTTCGGCGTCACCCTGTTAATGCTGATCGCGATGGTTGCTGGCTTGTTGGTCTACCAGGGCGCGGTCTGGACAGGGGTGGGACCACGAGGTGCTTAA